The DNA region AAACAATGACTTTGACCATTGATAAGTACTGAATATCAGTTGTTTGAAATCAATCTCAACACCATGTCaatgattatttctccaaagccAAATTGTCTCAAAATTCTGGTTAAGAAGATCTAAGATAGCCTGTCATATGACTTTGCCATGTCAAGCTTGATCACCACATTAGTATTGCGTGCTCTCATATTGATATCTCTGATGATTTCTTGTGCCAGTAAGACAATCTCAACAATACTCCTTCCTTGCACAAAGCCAGTTTGATTGGAAGATATTATCCTAGGAAGAAATTCAGATATTCTGTTATGAAGAACTTTAGACAACACCTTATTGGCAAAAGAACTAAGACTGATTATCCTCATATCACTATAAGTATTAATCACCTCATTTTTAGGTAATAGTACTAAATTAGTGTGAGTGATGAACTTTGGGATCTCATATCCACAGGAAAAAGCTTTTACCATCATGATCACATCCTCCTTAGTAGTGTTCTAACATTTTTGATAAAAGAGTCCTGTGAAGCCATCAAGACCACTAACACTCTCACTATTAAGATAACATACAGCTTCCTTGACCTCCTCTTCTGTTGTTAATTCCTCCATCTTCTTTTGTTGCTCTCCTGTGATCAACTTTGGAATATTCTTCAATAGGGTATAGTCAACTTTTGTTTGTTCATTTCTGAGCTGTGCTTCAAAAAATCTGACTGCCTCATCTCCCAATTCAGCTGATGTTTCTACCCATACTCCATTCTGGTCCTGATTCCTCTTAAGGGCCAATTTACTTCTTCTTCCTCTTATATATGAATGGAAGAACTTTGTGTTTCTATCTCCTTCATTAAACCACTTCATTCTTGCTTTTTGTTTCCAATATTCTTCTTCCAAATACAGGTATCTAGTGAGTTCAGCCTGTGCATGTTGTAGAGTACTTTTGTTCACCCTTGTAGGATTTGTTTCAAACTGCTATTCCTACATCTTTATGGTATCCTTTATGGTAGATATCTGTTGATAGATATTACCATATGTATTTCTGCTCCATTGCATCAATGCCTTCTTTAGTTTCTTCAACTTATGAAGGAAACATGAAATGGATTTCTACTAAAATCAGCTTTCCAATGCAACTTCACCACCTCCATGAATGATTGATGTTTAGTCCAGAAGTTGAGAAACTTAAAAGGTTCCCTGATTGGTATGACATTGCTATTACACTCCAGATGTAATGGAGCATGATCTGATCCATGCCTAATCAGATGTGATACAGAAGTGGATGGCATGACATCCAGGAGTTCTTGATTTACTAATATTCTATCCAACCTCTTGAATATACAATCTTTATTTGTCTttccattccaccatgtgaattTACTTCCGGAATATCCCATATCTATTAGACTACAAGTTTGAATACAACTTGTAAAGTCTAATATTTCATTAGTTGATACAGGCAGTCCACCTTGTTCAGGCAATCCACATTGTTTCTCTTCCTTAGATATtactacattaaaatcaccacCTACAATCTATGGAACATTAAACTGATTGTCCATATCTACCATGGAGTCCTATAATTCTTCCCTCTCTCTTCTGTCACGTTTAGCATAAACCACAGTAATCAACAAAGTCTGAGCAACAGAAGTATGAGTGAGCTGTAtagtgatttcttgacttgggtCTGAAATGATTATTCCTTGCCATTCATCTATCCAAAAAATCCAAATCTTTCCTAAACAGTTTACCATGCAATTAGGATATCCTATCTTCCTTCTATAGTCTTCTATCTCCATAGGATTTTGAAATGGTTCCATTAAACcaatgaaataataatgatgtcTCCTCTTTAAATCAATCAACCTCTCACAAGATTGTTGAGTATTGATGGATCTTATATTCCAGAAAATGGCTTTATCTATCATTGATAATTGGATTCATTTTCCCCCCTCCTTGTTGTAACTCCTGGTGGGACACTGTTAGTCCTTGCAGGCTTTTGTTTACTTGTTGCTATCTTCAATTTCTGTATACTCCTTGGAGATAAATCAACTTTAGTAGATATGTCATCAATATTCTGGCTCAAATCATCTGCCTTCTGTGTATCTTGAACTATCTGTGACTCTGCTATTCCTTGATCTGATTTTTTATTCATATTTTCCACCACCCTCTCTTGTGAATCTTGAATTTTCTCATCTGGTGGCCTAGTACCTTCTTCCATTCTAACATCTGTTGTAACCAACACTATATCAACCATGTCAATATTCTCCTCCCTTACTCTATTATTGATACCAAGTACTTCTGCTTTCACACATCccttatcattattattgttatcaCTACTAGTACCTCCAACTCTATTAATCTTTTCACCATTACTACTAGCATCAGTCTCCTTGGGAGTGTCATTGTTTTCCCCGTTGTTGCTGCTGCACTTTGATATTGCTATTCCTTCAGTTTGTTTGCTACTGATATCATCTCGCTTTGTATCTGAATTCTGCTGAACAATCTCCTTTTTCTCATTAAGCTGCTTTCCAAAGTTATCTAGAATGTAGTGCTTTGTAGATACTTTCTCCACTTGATTCTCAGCATTGGCTTTTCCAACTTGTGTTGCTACTTGTGAGTTTTCTACTCTCTCCTTATCAGTTAAATCTATTACATCCTCTTCCAAACTCTGCAAAGCTACATATTGATTTGATTGCTGATGTTGATTGTCTTTTTTCTTCCAATCATGCTCATTCCTCCCTCTTTGGTAATGCTATTTGTTCTtctattttttccttttctctatGAAACCTGCATCCTCATCTCCTTTAATCTTTTTGTCTGGAAATTTGATCTGATCCTCAACTATTTTTCCTTTTCTATCTCTCTTCTTTCTATGATCCAAGTTATCAGTTTTATTATTCTGCCTAGAATCAGCCGGATTGACTAATTCCTCTCCACCAGAATCCCCATCTTGTGCTTGCTTCTCC from Lycium barbarum isolate Lr01 chromosome 10, ASM1917538v2, whole genome shotgun sequence includes:
- the LOC132613237 gene encoding uncharacterized protein LOC132613237; amino-acid sequence: MIDKAIFWNIRSINTQQSCERLIDLKRRHHYYFIGLMEPFQNPMEIEDYRRKIGYPNCMVNCLGKIWIFWIDEWQGIIISDPSQEITIQLTHTSVAQTLLITVIVGGDFNVVISKEEKQCGLPEQGGLPVSTNEILDFTSCIQTCSLIDMGYSGSKFTWWNGKTNKDCIFKRLDRILVNQELLDVMPSTSVSHLIRHGSDHAPLHLECNSNVIPIREPFKFLNFWTKHQSFMEVVKLHWKADFSRNPFHAELTRYLYLEEEYWKQKARMKWFNEGDRNTKFFHSYIRGRRSKLALKRNQDQNGVWVETSAELGDEAVRFFEAQLRNEQTKVDYTLLKNIPKLITGEQQKKMEELTTEEEVKEANTTKEDVIMMVKAFSCGYEIPKFITHTNLVLLPKNEVINTYSDMRIISLSSFANKVLSKVLHNRISEFLPRIISSNQTGFVQGRSIVEIVLLAQEIIRDINMRARNTNVVIKLDMAKSSRGVKQGDPLSPTLFIIAAEVLSRSLNKLHEKPNFTKYSIKKMMKPLRKYDKASGQMVNNEKSSYYTHHKVSAGTNNRIKRYTELAKHIRDTIRIPKEGKDDDPCWMLDPSGQFTIKSVRDFVRKRENKQLSTYRPRIYYAKVLWRMPPSGRLKCNTDGASRGNPGKSSYGFCIRDNKGDLVYAQAKDIGISTNTESEAEAIKQAFKYCKENNLLHIQVETDSLVLLKILQDAWIIPWDLKDTVQDIK